A window of the Salvelinus alpinus chromosome 3, SLU_Salpinus.1, whole genome shotgun sequence genome harbors these coding sequences:
- the LOC139569693 gene encoding recoverin-like: MGNSKSVSLSKDLLEELKLNTKYSEEQLCTGYQTFLRECPSGRISKQQFEAIYIKFFPDADPKAYARHVFRSFDSNSDGMLDFKEYIMALHLTSSGRTIQKLEWAFNLYDIDHNGSITKKEIQEIVESIFNMISKEDQKNLPDDENRPEKRADKIWDFFGKKENDKLTEEEFIQGVMENKNILRLVQFDQPQKVQERLNEMKH; this comes from the exons ATGGGCAACAGCAAAAGTGTTTCCCTGTCCAAGGATCTCCTAGAGGAGCTGAAATTGAACACCAAGTACAGCGAGGAGCAGCTATGTACCGGGTAC CAGACCTTCCTGAGAGAGTGTCCCAGTGGGCGAATCAGCAAGCAGCAGTTTGAGGCCATCTACATCAAATTCTTCCCCGACGCAGACCCCAAGGCTTATGCACGCCACGTCTTCAGGAGCTTCGATTCCAACAG TGATGGGATGCTGGACTTTAAGGAGTACATCATGGCCCTGCACTTGACCTCCTCTGGGAGAACCATACAGAAACTGGAGTGGGCATTCAACCTGTACGACATCGACCACAACGGAAGCATAACCAAGAAGGAGATCCAGGAGATCGTCGAG TCGATATTCAACATGATCTCCAAAGAGGACCAGAAGAATCTTCCTGATGATGAGAACAGACCAGAGAAGAGAGCTGATAAAATTTGGGACTTCTTCGGCAAGAAAGAAAATG ATAAGCTAACAGAGGAGGAGTTTATCCAGGGAGTGATGGAGAACAAGAACATCCTCAGACTGGTGCAGTTTGACCAGCCACAGAAGGTACAGGAGAGACTGAATGAGATGAAACATTAG